The DNA sequence TAGATAAAGCAAAAAATATAATAAAAGGAAAAAATAGAGAAATATCCATATTTACAGAAAGTTTTTTTAATAACATATTTAAAGATATAGATATTATTGTTAAAGATGAAAATACCTCATTAGCATTTAAAAATAAAAAATATAAAAAGAAAGTTTTGAAACTATTAAAAAATATATCAGAAACAGATAAATATATATCATATGTATATATAGGATACAAAAATAAAAAAATGATAATAAATAATTGGGAACCACCAAAAGGATTTGATTTGACTAAAAGACCTTGGTATATTTCAGCAAAAAAGAGTGCATATAAGATTTCAATAGGAAATCCATATAAGGAGATAAAAACAAAAGAATGGCTACTTTCTCAGTCGATTGCATTAAAAGATAAAGAAAATAAATTTGTTGGAGTCTTATCAATTGATTGCAATATAGAAAATATTGTAAAATCATTAGCTAGAGATAAAGAATATAAAACTCAAAGGACATATATAATAGATGAAAGTGGAAAAATTTTAATTCATCCAGATAAATTTTATATAAATAAATTTTATCCCAACATTAGAAAAAAACTTTTAAAAAATAATGGATATATTAATTATAGTTTAAGTGGAAATAGAAAAGTTATGGGGTATTATAGTAAGATAAAATCAACTGATTGGTATATAGTAACCTCAATAGATAGCAAAGAAATAGTTGATCCAATAATTTATAATATGGCATTAGATTTTATAATAATGATATTAATGGCGTTGTTAATAGGAAATATATTTAATATTATATTTTATAAAAGATTTGCAAAACCAATAATAGAATTAGAGGATAGAGTGTTAAAGATATTAAATGAGGAAAAAATAGAAAAAGGAGATTATAAAAATTCAAACAAAGAGATTATTAGGATAATAGAAGCGATAGAAACTATGACATCTAATTCATTAAAAGAGAAAAATAAAGAGTTAGAGGCTATAATAGAATCAACAAATAGAGGAATTGTAGTTGTAGATAAAGATGGGAAATCATTTTATATAAATAATAATTTTAAAAAAATTTGGGGAGAAGATTTAGAGTTAGGAAAATTAAATTCAAAAAATATACAAAAGATAGTATTTAGTAAAGTAAAAAGTGAAAAAATAGAAGAAGCTAAACAAAGATTTTTAAAATTTTTAAAAGAGAATAAAAGTTCTAAAGATATAATAGAATTAAATGATGGGAGAAGTATTGAGGTTTATTTTACAAATATAGATAACAATAGTAAAAGAGTTTGGAGTTTTAGTGATATAACAGAAGATAAAATGAAAGAATTGGAATTAAATATTGCTAAAGAAAAAGCAGAAGCAGCCAATAAGGCAAAATCAGAATTTTTAGCAAATATGAGTCATGAGATAAGAACACCATTAAATGGAATAATAGGATTTACAGAGTTAGTATCCAAAACACCTTTAAATAAATTACAGTTACAATATTTAGAAAATATAAAAGTTTCAGGAGAGGCATTACTTGGAATAATAAATGATATATTAGATTTTTCAAAAATAGAAGCTGGGAAATTGGAATTAGAATTTATAGAAGGAGATATAATAGATTTATCAGAAGCAGCAACAGAGATAACAAAATACAATGCAGATAAAAAGAATTTGGAAATATTATTAAATATAAAACCAGATGTACCAAGATATGCTAAGATAGATGTTGTAAGATTAAAACAGATACTAATAAATTTATTAGGAAATGCAATTAAATTTACAGAAAAGGGAGAAGTTGAATTAGAGCTAAAATTTATGCCAAAAGATAAAAAAATTGGATTTTTTACATTTTCAATAAGAGATACAGGAATAGGGATAACAGAAGAACAGCAGAAAAAACTTTTTAAAGCATTTTCACAAGCGGATAGTTCTACAACAAGAAAATTTGGAGGTACAGGATTAGGATTAATAATCTCAAATATGTTAGCAAAAAAAATGGGAGGGAAAATAGAGTTAGAGAGTAAATCTGGTAAAGGAACAAAATTTTATTTTACAATAGAAACAGAGTATGAAGAGGAGAATGATTTATTATTAAGAGATATATCAAAAGAGATAAAAAGGGTAATGATAGTAGATGATAATAAAAAAAATAGAGAGATACTAAGTGAAAATTTAAAATATTTCGGGATAGAGAGTAGAGGAATATCAAATGGATATGACGCAATAGAAATTTTAAAAGATGGTTATAAAGTAGATTTGGTAATAATGGATTATCATATGCCAAAATTAGATGGGTTGTCAACGATAAAGGAGATAAGAAAACTATTTAGTAAAGAAAAGTTACCAATAATATTATTACATAGTTCATCAGATGATTTTAAATTAAATGAGAAGTGTAAAGAGTTAGGAGTAAGATTTAATTTGCAAAAACCAATAAACTCACGAGAGCTAATTAGTTATTTGAAAAATATAAAAATGGAACAAGTATATAATAAACCTAAAACAGAAGATAAAAGAGGGAAGAGGCAAGAAGATATAATAACAAAAGATAAAGTAACCATATTAATAGCAGAGGATGTGGAGATAAATATGCTATTAATAGAAACAATGGTAACAATGTATATACCAAATTCTAATATATTAAAAGCTAAAAATGGAGAAGAGGTATTAGAAATAGTAAAAAATAATAAAGTGGATTTAATATTAATGGATGTGCATATGCCTGAAAAAGATGGGATAGAAGCAACAATAGAAATAAGAAAAAGGGAAAAAGATAGTGAACATATTTTTATAATAGCATTAACAGCAGGAGGAACAACTGAAGATAGGGAAAAGGCTCTATCTGCAGGAATGGATGACTTTATAACAAAGCCTATAGATAAAGATGAGTTAAAATCTACTTTAGGTAAATATTTAAATAAAATTATGAAAGAAAAAATGGAAAAAGATGAAAATAATTATCCAACCTATATAGAGGGAGTAGATATAAAAAGTGGAGTAGAGAGGATATTAGGAAATAAAGAGCTCTATTTTAAATTTATTTATGATTTTATTGATAAAAGTCAGAAGTATGTTGAAGAGATTAAAGGGTATCTATATAAAAATGATATTGAAAACGCAAGAAAAGTAGCACATGCTTTAAAAGGAGTATCTGGTAATTTATCAGCAAAAGATATTCAAGAAAAATCAACTAAATTAGAAAAAATATTGAAAGATAATGGCGATTATAAAGAAGAATTAGTTGAATTAGAAAAAGTTGTTGGAATCTTTGTGCATTCAGCTAATGAAAATAAAAAGTAATATGTTTTAATAGAAATAGTTCAAGATAGAAGCTTTTGACTCGTAAAAAAAGGGATATTTAAGATATCAGAATCTTAAATAAATCTTTTATCTTTAAAGTATAACTTATAAAGAGGTGATAAATATGATTAAGATGGCTTTTAGAAATATTTTTAGAAATAAAAAAAGAACTGTACTTGCTATTATTTCAGTTGCTCTTGGAATAGGTGGGTTGATTTTTGGACTTAGTTACATAAAGGGACTTGAACTGTTATTTCAAAAAGAAAATACTAAAGTAATGGGAGAAGTTAGAGTTACTGTGAAAAATTATGAACTAAAATCTAAACTTATGGATGTATCATCATCTATTTCAGTAAATTTAAAAAAGAAAATATTAAAAATTGAGGGAGTAAAAAGAGTAGATGGAATAATAAACTTTGGAGCATATATTTTTTCTGATAATGATGATTCAAAAGGTCTTGGATTTGGAGTTGAAAAAAACAGTTATATAAAAGATAAAGTATATAGAGGAAAATTTCTCACAAAAATTGGAGATATAGTTGTAGGGAAAAAAATACAAGAAAAATTAAATTTAAAAATTGGAGATAAAATAACTGTACTTACTGCAACAAAAGGAGCTTCAACTTTTGCGTTAAATTATAAAATAAGTGGATTTTATAATATTGGTGGACCTTTAAATAACAGTTTTTCAATATTATTAAATGATGCAATGTATCTTTTGGATATGGAGGGAGAAGTTACAGAATTACATGTATATGGAGAAAATATAAAGTTGGCAAATACAATAAAACTAAAACTAATGGATATATTAAAAACAGATAATGTTGAGATAAAAAAATGGGATGAAATTGGAGCAGCTTCTATTACTCAAGTATGGAACGCTACAAAAGCAGTTATGATAATAATTTTAGGATTACTCTCTGCAGTAGTAATTGTTAATACAATGGTAATGTCAGTTTTTGAAAGGAAAAAAGAGATAGGTGTAATGAAAGCATTTGGAATGAGTCGTATAAAAATAATAAAATTAATTTGTACAGAAGGGTTATTTATGGGAGTAATTGGAAGCTTATTAGGAATTTTAATAGGTGGCTTTGCAGGATATTATTTTTCTGTTAATGGAATTTTTTTGGGAAGTTCTATGAATGGAGTAATGGGAAATATAGATATTGGAGATACACTATACACAAAATTAGCAATATCTGATATAATAGTTAGCGGAATAACTGGAATTATAGTTGGAATATTTGCAAGTTTTATACCTGCGGTAATTGAAATAAGAAAAAGAGTTGTACGAAATTTATACGAATGATTAAAACAGTATTAATATTAATGATTAGACCCCAAAAAGGTAGTTTTCTAAAATCATACCACTACATATAGTTTCGTAAAAGCTTTCGAACACTATATGTAGTGGTATGAAGAAAACTAAATACCTTTTTGTGGGTCAAACATATTAATAAAAAAAGTTAAATATAGGCATACAAATGGAGGTAAAAATGAAAGAATTTAATATAACAGGAACTTGTATTCCAGAAGAGCATTATATGGTAGATACGTCTTTAAAATTAAATAAAATAATGAAATTAATAGAAAAAAGAAACTATTTCACAATAAATAGGCCAAGACAATATGGAAAAACAACAACGATGTATTTGTTAGATAAAAGATTGAAAAATAATAAAGAATATTTATTAATAAGAATTAGCTTTGAAGGAATAGGGGATGAATCTTTTGGAAATGAAGAAAGTTTGTCAGAAGTTTTCATTAGCTTAATAGAAAGAGAGATTAAATTCAAAAAAGAAAAACAATTGTTAGAATTTATCAAAAAAAATAAAAAGTTAAGAAAATTTAGAGAATTAGATGAATTTATAACAGATTTAATATTAGAAACAAATAAAAAGTTAATATTAATGATAGATGAAGTGGATAAAAGTAGTAATAATCAATTATTTTTAAATTTTATAGGAATACTTAGAGATAAATATTTGAGAAGAAATGAAGGGAGAGACTATACATTTCATAGTGTGATATTGGCAGGAGTACATGATGTTAAAAATCTAAAGCTAAAATTAAGAGCAGATGAAAATAGAACTTTAAATAGTCCGTGGAATATAGCAGTGAAATTTAATATAGATATGAGCTTTAATCCAGAAGAGATATCAACAATGTTAATAGAATATGAATCAGATGCAAAGACAGGTATGGATATAAAAAATATGTCAGAAAA is a window from the Haliovirga abyssi genome containing:
- a CDS encoding response regulator, whose translation is MKNKGISIKREIIYITTFLTIFILVVFGAFFFYKFWELNLDKAKNIIKGKNREISIFTESFFNNIFKDIDIIVKDENTSLAFKNKKYKKKVLKLLKNISETDKYISYVYIGYKNKKMIINNWEPPKGFDLTKRPWYISAKKSAYKISIGNPYKEIKTKEWLLSQSIALKDKENKFVGVLSIDCNIENIVKSLARDKEYKTQRTYIIDESGKILIHPDKFYINKFYPNIRKKLLKNNGYINYSLSGNRKVMGYYSKIKSTDWYIVTSIDSKEIVDPIIYNMALDFIIMILMALLIGNIFNIIFYKRFAKPIIELEDRVLKILNEEKIEKGDYKNSNKEIIRIIEAIETMTSNSLKEKNKELEAIIESTNRGIVVVDKDGKSFYINNNFKKIWGEDLELGKLNSKNIQKIVFSKVKSEKIEEAKQRFLKFLKENKSSKDIIELNDGRSIEVYFTNIDNNSKRVWSFSDITEDKMKELELNIAKEKAEAANKAKSEFLANMSHEIRTPLNGIIGFTELVSKTPLNKLQLQYLENIKVSGEALLGIINDILDFSKIEAGKLELEFIEGDIIDLSEAATEITKYNADKKNLEILLNIKPDVPRYAKIDVVRLKQILINLLGNAIKFTEKGEVELELKFMPKDKKIGFFTFSIRDTGIGITEEQQKKLFKAFSQADSSTTRKFGGTGLGLIISNMLAKKMGGKIELESKSGKGTKFYFTIETEYEEENDLLLRDISKEIKRVMIVDDNKKNREILSENLKYFGIESRGISNGYDAIEILKDGYKVDLVIMDYHMPKLDGLSTIKEIRKLFSKEKLPIILLHSSSDDFKLNEKCKELGVRFNLQKPINSRELISYLKNIKMEQVYNKPKTEDKRGKRQEDIITKDKVTILIAEDVEINMLLIETMVTMYIPNSNILKAKNGEEVLEIVKNNKVDLILMDVHMPEKDGIEATIEIRKREKDSEHIFIIALTAGGTTEDREKALSAGMDDFITKPIDKDELKSTLGKYLNKIMKEKMEKDENNYPTYIEGVDIKSGVERILGNKELYFKFIYDFIDKSQKYVEEIKGYLYKNDIENARKVAHALKGVSGNLSAKDIQEKSTKLEKILKDNGDYKEELVELEKVVGIFVHSANENKK
- a CDS encoding ABC transporter permease, producing the protein MIKMAFRNIFRNKKRTVLAIISVALGIGGLIFGLSYIKGLELLFQKENTKVMGEVRVTVKNYELKSKLMDVSSSISVNLKKKILKIEGVKRVDGIINFGAYIFSDNDDSKGLGFGVEKNSYIKDKVYRGKFLTKIGDIVVGKKIQEKLNLKIGDKITVLTATKGASTFALNYKISGFYNIGGPLNNSFSILLNDAMYLLDMEGEVTELHVYGENIKLANTIKLKLMDILKTDNVEIKKWDEIGAASITQVWNATKAVMIIILGLLSAVVIVNTMVMSVFERKKEIGVMKAFGMSRIKIIKLICTEGLFMGVIGSLLGILIGGFAGYYFSVNGIFLGSSMNGVMGNIDIGDTLYTKLAISDIIVSGITGIIVGIFASFIPAVIEIRKRVVRNLYE